One window of the Candidatus Hydrogenedentota bacterium genome contains the following:
- a CDS encoding sigma-54 dependent transcriptional regulator: protein MKPKILITEDDRVQRDIIADILLRAGYAATGTASGAEAVEALKDDVFDMLLTDLSMPGMDGLDLLREAKRIRPDIEVVVMTAYATVATAVTAMKEGATDYLEKPFDKDELLVVVAKAIERGGLRVENRRLRELVTRGASLGNIIGECESMQRVFDVIGRAVNVSSTVLIQGESGTGKELVARHIHFAGPRAKKPFIVMNCAAIPDSLVESELFGHEKGAFTGAEASRPGKFEIANEGTLFLDEIGDMRLESQAKLLRVLQDGMVERVGSSQPRKVDVRVLVATNRDLAQRVEEGAFRKDLYYRLDVLRVDLPPLRDRMQDLPLLLAHFRGKLAAKLGKPAPNLSPDAIDAMRRYRWPGNVRELENTLEQLFILCDGPVVEFDALPEKLRQRNAEPGLFTLPPGGIVLEDLEQDFIRQALERSGGRIKEAAELLGLTYKTLQYRLKKHDIDRRVSDEA from the coding sequence ATGAAACCGAAAATACTAATAACCGAAGATGATCGCGTGCAGCGCGATATCATTGCGGACATTCTGCTCCGCGCGGGATATGCGGCCACGGGCACGGCTTCGGGGGCGGAAGCCGTCGAGGCGCTCAAGGATGACGTGTTCGACATGCTGCTGACGGATCTGAGCATGCCGGGCATGGACGGTCTCGATTTGCTCCGCGAGGCAAAACGAATCCGGCCCGACATCGAGGTCGTTGTCATGACCGCCTATGCGACCGTCGCCACCGCCGTCACCGCCATGAAGGAAGGCGCAACGGACTATCTTGAAAAGCCTTTTGACAAGGACGAGTTGCTGGTGGTCGTGGCGAAGGCGATCGAACGCGGCGGTCTGCGCGTGGAGAACCGCCGCCTGCGCGAACTCGTGACGCGCGGCGCTTCCCTCGGCAACATTATCGGGGAATGTGAATCCATGCAGCGGGTGTTCGACGTCATCGGCAGGGCCGTAAACGTGTCGAGCACCGTGCTCATCCAGGGCGAAAGCGGCACCGGCAAGGAACTGGTCGCGCGCCATATCCACTTTGCGGGACCGCGCGCCAAGAAACCGTTTATCGTGATGAACTGCGCGGCCATACCGGATTCGCTCGTTGAAAGTGAGTTGTTCGGGCATGAAAAGGGCGCATTCACCGGCGCCGAGGCCAGCCGACCCGGCAAGTTTGAAATCGCAAACGAGGGCACGCTGTTCCTTGACGAGATCGGCGACATGCGCCTCGAAAGCCAGGCGAAATTGTTGCGCGTCCTGCAGGATGGCATGGTGGAGCGCGTCGGATCGAGCCAGCCCCGGAAGGTGGATGTCCGCGTGCTCGTGGCCACCAATCGCGATCTGGCCCAGCGCGTCGAGGAAGGCGCGTTTCGAAAGGACCTGTATTACCGGCTCGACGTGTTGCGCGTGGATTTGCCGCCCCTGCGCGATCGCATGCAGGACTTGCCGCTGTTGCTGGCCCATTTTCGGGGGAAACTGGCCGCGAAACTGGGAAAACCGGCGCCGAATCTTTCGCCCGACGCGATTGACGCGATGCGCCGGTATCGCTGGCCGGGCAACGTCCGGGAACTGGAAAACACCCTCGAACAGTTGTTTATCCTTTGTGACGGGCCGGTTGTGGAATTCGACGCGCTACCTGAAAAACTTCGCCAGCGAAACGCGGAACCCGGCCTTTTCACACTTCCCCCCGGCGGCATCGTTCTGGAGGATCTCGAACAGGATTTCATCCGTCAAGCCCTCGAACGTTCCGGTGGCCGCATCAAGGAAGCCGCCGAACTCCTTGGGCTTACCTACAAGACGCTTCAATACCGCCTGAAAAAACACGACATTGACCGGCGCGTCTCCGACGAGGCTTGA
- a CDS encoding uracil-DNA glycosylase: MSNQDTLKSVLNDVCELVRRNARGKNRTIAVSPEVADRLNRIPSAPVRKPNVPANPVLSKASAPKPSGVWGPIPPEIQDLGALERYMMDCHACPLGATRTRLVFGAGNPRAELVFVGEAPGAEEDRQGKPFVGRAGQLLTDIIEKGMNLQRAEVYICNVLKCRPPDNRNPLPGEVEQCEPYLIRQLEIIRPKVICTLGTYATQTLLKTVEPIGRLRGRWHFYHGIPLRATYHPAYLLRNPGDKRKTWEDVLEVLKVYRGEFTPGP; encoded by the coding sequence GTGTCAAATCAGGATACCTTAAAAAGCGTATTGAACGATGTGTGCGAACTTGTCCGCCGGAATGCCCGCGGGAAAAATCGCACGATAGCCGTGTCGCCGGAGGTGGCGGACCGGCTAAACCGCATTCCATCCGCCCCGGTGCGAAAACCGAATGTTCCGGCAAATCCCGTTTTGTCAAAAGCGAGCGCCCCCAAGCCATCCGGCGTTTGGGGACCGATTCCACCGGAGATACAGGATCTCGGCGCGTTGGAACGGTACATGATGGATTGCCATGCCTGCCCGCTGGGAGCAACGCGGACGCGACTGGTGTTTGGCGCGGGCAATCCAAGGGCGGAACTGGTCTTTGTCGGCGAAGCGCCGGGCGCGGAAGAAGATCGGCAGGGCAAACCCTTTGTCGGACGCGCGGGGCAATTGTTGACCGACATCATTGAAAAAGGGATGAATTTGCAACGCGCCGAGGTGTATATCTGCAACGTGCTCAAATGCCGGCCGCCGGACAATCGCAATCCGCTTCCAGGCGAAGTCGAACAATGCGAGCCGTATCTGATCCGGCAACTTGAAATCATTCGCCCGAAAGTCATCTGCACGCTGGGTACGTACGCGACGCAAACGCTGCTCAAGACCGTGGAACCCATTGGGCGCCTGCGCGGCCGCTGGCACTTTTATCACGGGATTCCGCTGCGCGCGACATACCACCCCGCCTACCTGCTGCGCAATCCCGGCGACAAGCGCAAAACATGGGAGGATGTGCTTGAAGTGCTCAAGGTGTATCGCGGCGAATTCACGCCGGGGCCATAA
- a CDS encoding ATP-binding protein — protein sequence MGWRRKKDHRGDTGAPRVRWYRSLIFQVIILCAVLVACMLGSVYVITRHYFGEVVSEMEERTQDIAERLVLIVQENPNVNLHDLEEDLSKTYRGTQIELHEPKDPVEVAPFMLEKDSEGRLTKVARMHVTIGGKEVCMLTARVTVVPQTEIVRAFKNKYLAMLTLVFVVTLGLMIYFIARILRPLSELAKSCAQIREGRLQAVGTGRNAGEVLALEETFNSMVASLREKETVEANLRQAQRLSAIGNLAAGVAHDIRNPLNSIKLLSSHAMDQLHGVPDAAQAVKQIQTIRNEANRLQEIVSGFLSLAKEGELHIEPYRIDAVLEECARLVRKDAEARGIRFITELRAGDLVLAIDPKQLKRAILNVLLNAMDACPRGGRVRLFSRVMEKHCEVEIRDDGPGIPKEIADRVFDPYFTTKTTGTGLGLSITRGIVEEHGGTISLSSLPDQGCQVVMAFPIPQTAIPKGKDV from the coding sequence ATGGGATGGCGACGGAAAAAGGACCATCGCGGGGACACCGGCGCACCGCGTGTGCGCTGGTACCGTTCGCTGATTTTCCAGGTGATTATTCTGTGCGCCGTTCTCGTGGCGTGCATGCTGGGATCCGTGTATGTGATTACCCGGCATTATTTCGGGGAAGTCGTTTCGGAAATGGAAGAGCGAACGCAGGACATCGCCGAGCGTCTTGTGTTGATTGTCCAGGAAAATCCCAATGTGAATCTTCACGATCTCGAGGAGGATCTCTCGAAGACATACCGCGGCACCCAGATAGAACTGCATGAGCCGAAAGATCCCGTCGAGGTGGCGCCATTCATGCTCGAAAAAGACAGCGAGGGACGCCTGACGAAAGTGGCCCGGATGCACGTCACCATCGGGGGCAAGGAAGTGTGCATGCTCACGGCGCGCGTGACGGTCGTGCCGCAAACTGAAATTGTCCGCGCATTCAAAAACAAGTACCTCGCCATGCTCACGCTGGTGTTCGTGGTCACGCTGGGTCTCATGATCTATTTCATCGCGCGCATTCTGCGACCGTTGAGCGAACTCGCAAAATCGTGCGCGCAGATTCGCGAGGGGCGCCTCCAGGCCGTCGGGACGGGGCGCAATGCGGGCGAAGTCCTTGCGCTCGAGGAAACCTTCAACAGCATGGTGGCCTCCCTGCGTGAAAAGGAGACCGTCGAGGCGAACCTGCGGCAGGCACAGCGCCTTTCGGCCATCGGCAATCTCGCGGCGGGCGTCGCGCACGATATCCGCAACCCGCTGAATTCGATCAAACTGTTGTCCAGTCACGCCATGGATCAACTCCACGGCGTGCCGGATGCGGCACAGGCGGTCAAACAGATCCAGACCATTCGCAACGAGGCCAACCGGCTCCAGGAAATCGTGTCTGGATTCCTTTCGCTGGCCAAGGAAGGCGAACTGCACATCGAACCCTACCGCATAGACGCCGTGCTGGAAGAATGCGCGCGGCTTGTCCGCAAGGACGCGGAAGCGCGCGGCATCCGTTTCATAACGGAATTACGAGCGGGGGATCTGGTCTTGGCCATAGATCCGAAGCAATTGAAAAGGGCCATTTTAAATGTATTGCTCAACGCGATGGATGCCTGCCCGCGGGGCGGGCGTGTTCGTCTGTTCAGCCGGGTCATGGAGAAACATTGCGAGGTGGAAATTCGCGACGATGGTCCCGGCATTCCCAAAGAAATCGCCGATCGGGTTTTCGACCCCTATTTCACGACAAAAACCACGGGCACCGGCCTCGGTCTTTCAATCACGCGCGGCATCGTCGAGGAGCACGGCGGCACGATTTCCTTGTCGAGTCTGCCGGACCAGGGCTGCCAGGTGGTCATGGCGTTCCCGATACCGCAAACGGCCATCCCAAAAGGCAAGGACGTATGA